A window of the Bacteroidales bacterium genome harbors these coding sequences:
- a CDS encoding transglycosylase domain-containing protein, which yields MFQSQQLFDALPDGLFTNLKGIKTNGTIDYSLDFKVRLDNPDSVYLNPKLITRSFGLVQYGYRNFSALNDTFSHDVYDEGQYIRTIRIDPSNKNFKRLDEISPFIINAVVTLEDGGFFTNQGFDLDAFKYAISENIKQKRYARGGSTITMQLVKNLYLNKSKNLFRKAEEYLIVWLIENQAIVPKERLLEIYLNIIEWGPNIYGVSEACQYYFSKSPKDVTLDEALYLASIVPRPKKFKYLFEKDGNLKSFMEDDFKFVSNKMLSRGMISEDQFNDLTYNIKLNGQAKNMLADTASTISDSISIDEISIERDTALLLP from the coding sequence ATGCTTTACCCGATGGGTTGTTCACCAATCTTAAAGGGATTAAAACAAATGGAACCATTGATTATTCTCTAGATTTTAAGGTAAGACTCGATAACCCCGACAGCGTGTACTTAAATCCTAAATTGATTACCAGAAGTTTTGGACTTGTACAATATGGCTATAGAAACTTTAGCGCATTAAACGATACCTTTAGCCATGATGTATATGATGAAGGGCAGTATATTAGAACCATCCGTATTGATCCGAGCAATAAAAATTTCAAACGATTAGATGAGATTTCCCCGTTTATTATCAATGCTGTTGTTACCTTGGAGGATGGTGGATTCTTTACCAATCAAGGGTTTGATTTAGATGCGTTTAAATATGCTATTTCTGAGAATATTAAGCAGAAAAGATACGCCCGGGGTGGAAGCACAATAACCATGCAGCTGGTTAAAAATCTTTATCTTAATAAAAGTAAAAACTTATTCCGTAAGGCAGAGGAGTATTTAATAGTTTGGCTAATTGAGAATCAGGCAATAGTTCCGAAGGAAAGATTACTTGAGATCTATTTAAATATCATTGAATGGGGACCAAATATATATGGTGTTTCAGAAGCATGTCAATACTATTTTAGTAAAAGTCCCAAAGATGTTACACTTGACGAGGCTTTATATTTGGCAAGCATAGTTCCTCGCCCTAAAAAATTCAAATATTTATTTGAAAAGGATGGAAATCTAAAGTCGTTTATGGAGGATGATTTCAAATTCGTTAGCAATAAAATGCTATCACGAGGGATGATTTCCGAGGATCAATTTAACGATTTAACCTATAATATTAAGTTAAATGGGCAAGCAAAAAATATGCTAGCTGATACAGCTAGTACAATATCGGATTCTATAAGTATTGATGAAATTAGTATTGAGAGGGATACCGCTTTACTTTTACCTTAA
- a CDS encoding MBL fold metallo-hydrolase, with translation MTTQPSKNVEAVAESIQWFGQASIKIQQAGKTIYIDPFNLKVPDKADAIFITHPHFDHFSVEDIKRIVSPDTVVFCPSELKEKITDIGITNVYGIKPGFESEWKGISIQAVPAYNIVKGDKHPKSSNWLGYVLTLGHVKVYHAGDTERIPEMQNISCDIILLPIGQTYTMNTIDEAVKAVLDTKASVAIPIHFGMYEGKVEDAETFAKMLEGNVKVIIPKQSAN, from the coding sequence ATGACTACTCAGCCATCAAAAAATGTAGAAGCAGTTGCCGAAAGCATTCAATGGTTTGGGCAGGCTTCTATTAAAATACAACAAGCAGGTAAAACAATTTACATAGATCCTTTCAATTTGAAAGTACCTGATAAGGCGGATGCTATCTTTATTACCCATCCCCATTTCGATCACTTTTCGGTTGAGGATATTAAAAGGATTGTCTCACCAGATACTGTTGTTTTTTGTCCTAGCGAGTTGAAAGAAAAAATTACAGACATTGGAATTACTAATGTTTATGGTATAAAACCTGGATTCGAGTCTGAGTGGAAAGGAATATCTATTCAGGCAGTTCCCGCATACAATATTGTTAAAGGTGACAAACATCCAAAGAGTAGTAACTGGTTGGGTTATGTTTTAACTCTGGGTCATGTTAAAGTTTACCATGCAGGGGATACTGAAAGAATACCTGAAATGCAGAACATTTCATGTGATATCATCCTCTTACCCATAGGACAGACATATACAATGAATACCATTGACGAAGCAGTAAAAGCAGTTCTTGATACAAAAGCATCTGTGGCAATTCCTATTCATTTTGGGATGTATGAAGGAAAAGTTGAAGATGCGGAGACTTTTGCAAAAATGCTTGAAGGGAATGTTAAGGTTATCATTCCAAAGCAATCAGCAAACTAG
- a CDS encoding YebC/PmpR family DNA-binding transcriptional regulator, translated as MGRAFEYRKARKMKRWGNMARVFTRIGREITIAVKASGPDPEGNPRLRLLIQTAKSENMPKDNVERAIKKATEKDQKDYKEIVYEGYAAHGIAVLVETATDNPTRTVANVRSYFNKYGGSLGTTGMLDFLFERKCSFKVEMKDGINLEELELELIDFGVEEIFAEDENIMIFADFTNFGPIQRFLEDRKMNILSFNFERIPNDTKSLSPEQLEEVEKLIEKIEEDEDVTNVFHNIKAS; from the coding sequence ATGGGACGTGCGTTTGAATACAGAAAAGCTAGAAAGATGAAACGTTGGGGCAATATGGCTCGCGTATTCACTAGAATTGGCAGAGAAATTACGATTGCTGTTAAAGCTAGTGGACCCGATCCTGAAGGTAACCCAAGATTGAGGCTTCTGATTCAGACTGCAAAATCGGAGAACATGCCCAAGGACAATGTTGAAAGGGCAATTAAAAAGGCAACTGAAAAAGATCAAAAGGATTATAAGGAGATTGTTTATGAGGGATACGCAGCTCATGGTATAGCTGTTCTTGTTGAAACAGCTACTGATAATCCAACAAGAACAGTAGCTAATGTCCGTAGCTATTTCAATAAATATGGTGGCTCGCTTGGAACCACTGGGATGCTTGATTTTCTTTTCGAACGCAAGTGCTCTTTTAAAGTGGAAATGAAGGATGGTATTAACCTCGAAGAACTTGAACTAGAATTAATTGATTTTGGTGTTGAGGAGATTTTTGCTGAGGATGAAAATATTATGATTTTTGCCGATTTCACCAATTTTGGACCTATCCAACGATTTTTAGAAGATAGGAAAATGAATATTCTAAGTTTCAACTTCGAGAGGATACCGAATGACACAAAATCTCTATCACCTGAACAACTCGAAGAGGTTGAAAAACTAATTGAGAAGATTGAAGAGGATGAGGATGTAACAAACGTTTTCCATAACATTAAAGCATCCTAA
- a CDS encoding pyridoxamine 5'-phosphate oxidase family protein, producing MKSRSGISQREIDQIINDSKICHISMIDADGLPYVLPFNFGYKDGRLFIHCAPEGKKIEIWEKNPKVCVAFSTGYEMRIQNETVACSYSMKYRSVLIHGELLPIDGYDSKIEILEIIMEKYSGKSNFTYNRPSVDNVKVFEIKVGRVEGRVYGY from the coding sequence ATGAAAAGCCGAAGCGGAATTTCACAACGAGAGATAGATCAGATCATTAACGATTCTAAAATTTGCCATATATCAATGATTGATGCTGATGGACTTCCTTATGTACTACCATTTAACTTTGGATATAAAGATGGTCGATTATTCATTCATTGCGCCCCTGAAGGTAAAAAGATAGAGATTTGGGAAAAGAATCCAAAAGTTTGCGTTGCTTTTAGCACAGGTTATGAGATGAGAATTCAAAATGAAACCGTTGCTTGTTCATATTCTATGAAGTACCGAAGTGTGCTAATACATGGAGAATTATTGCCAATAGATGGGTATGATAGTAAAATTGAGATCCTTGAGATTATTATGGAAAAGTATTCAGGGAAAAGCAATTTCACATATAATCGACCTTCTGTAGATAATGTTAAGGTTTTTGAAATTAAAGTGGGTAGGGTAGAAGGAAGGGTTTATGGTTATTAG
- a CDS encoding nitroreductase, translated as MNSFLELARKRFSCRSFLDKSVPKELIEKIFETVRIAPSAVNCQPWLFVIVSEGSLKKLIASCYSRPWLEFAPVIIVACGDHSRSWRRADGKDHCDIDMAIAIDHLTLEAADNGLATCWVCKFDVMKCSSILELPSHITPVALIPLGYPKDTIDSEKHLEKRKLLCDIVFWEKIKF; from the coding sequence ATGAACTCATTCTTAGAATTGGCTCGTAAACGATTTAGTTGCAGATCTTTTTTGGATAAAAGTGTTCCTAAGGAGTTAATAGAGAAAATTTTTGAAACTGTAAGAATTGCGCCATCTGCTGTTAATTGTCAACCATGGCTATTTGTTATAGTCTCTGAAGGATCTTTGAAAAAACTAATTGCTTCATGTTATTCGCGACCTTGGCTTGAATTTGCTCCTGTTATTATTGTTGCTTGTGGGGATCATAGCCGTTCCTGGCGACGAGCAGATGGGAAGGATCATTGTGATATAGATATGGCAATTGCAATAGATCATTTAACTCTTGAGGCAGCAGATAATGGTCTTGCAACCTGTTGGGTATGTAAATTTGATGTAATGAAATGCTCTTCCATTTTAGAGCTACCCTCTCATATTACACCAGTGGCCTTAATACCATTGGGTTACCCTAAAGACACCATTGATTCCGAAAAACATTTAGAGAAAAGAAAATTGCTTTGCGATATAGTTTTTTGGGAGAAAATTAAATTTTAA
- a CDS encoding M48 family metallopeptidase, protein MQNTSKKIINYPKIGNITYKRNSRARRLSISINNTSGVRVTIPGTLSFRSAESFVLSKSEWIIEKVEYFNKREDLIIQSGVYKTRTHTLIYFPVSSTKIIVKIDSQNINVFYPEYLDISNNQVQIAAKKGIENAYRLEAKEILPQRVELIAKKYGFQFNRISIKRTTSRWGSCSSKDNINLSIFLMKLPDEFIDYIILHELCHTVHKNHGPKFWAALDQITEGNAKKLSKEVKRFKTGI, encoded by the coding sequence GAGCACGTAGGCTATCAATTTCAATAAATAACACTTCTGGAGTAAGAGTTACTATTCCGGGTACACTTTCATTTAGAAGTGCCGAATCCTTTGTGCTATCAAAATCTGAGTGGATAATCGAGAAAGTTGAATACTTCAACAAAAGAGAGGATTTAATTATTCAATCGGGAGTTTATAAGACAAGAACCCATACGCTAATTTATTTTCCTGTTAGCAGTACTAAAATCATAGTAAAGATAGATTCCCAAAATATTAATGTATTCTATCCTGAATACCTTGATATTTCAAACAACCAGGTACAAATTGCTGCAAAAAAAGGGATTGAAAATGCTTACCGACTCGAAGCTAAGGAAATACTTCCTCAAAGAGTTGAACTAATTGCCAAAAAATATGGGTTTCAATTCAATAGAATAAGTATAAAACGAACAACAAGTAGATGGGGTAGCTGCTCATCAAAAGATAATATCAATTTAAGTATCTTCTTAATGAAACTCCCAGATGAGTTTATCGATTATATTATACTCCATGAACTATGCCATACAGTACACAAAAATCATGGACCTAAATTCTGGGCTGCTCTGGATCAAATAACCGAAGGCAATGCCAAAAAACTTTCAAAAGAGGTTAAGCGGTTTAAAACGGGGATTTAA